Within the Opitutaceae bacterium TAV5 genome, the region CAAACATCAGCACGGCGGCGGCGGCGGAGACGTTGAGCGACTCCACGCGACCGCTGCCGGGGATGGTCACCAGGCGCGTGCAGGCCGCGGCGACTTCCGGCGCCAGACCGTGTTCCTCGTTGCCGAGCACCAGCGCGCGCAGCGGACGACCGCCACGCGGTCCCGGCCCCGCGTCAGGCATGCGTGAGCCGGACCCGCGAGCCGCGCCTCGGGCAGATTTTGCCTCGCCCGGCCGCAACGCCCCGCCGTGTGCGGCGGCGCCGATCACCTCGTAACCGGCCTCGCGCAGCTCGCCGCACAGCCGCGCCAGATCCGGCACGCGCCAGATCGTGACGTGTTCCAGCCCGCCTTCGGCCACGCGGTGCGCAGCCTCACCCGGCAAGGCCGCCTGGGCCCGCGACGGGATCACGAGATGCTCCACGCCGAAAAACGCCGCGCTGCGCGCGATCGCGCCGACGTTGTGCGCGTTGCCGATCCGGTCGAGCAGCAGCAGCGGCGCGCGCGCCTTCGTCCACGCCTGCACATCGCGCGGGAGCGGCGCGCGGAGCGGCGTCTCCGCGACCACGGCCACGACGCCGCCGTGATGGATGCTGCCGGCGATCTTCGCCAGTTCGGCCGGCTCCACACAGCGGTAAACCTTTTTCGCCGCAGAGAGCGCCTTGCAGATGAGGCCGAGTTTGCGCCCGGTCGCGTAGTCGAAATAAAGGCGGCGAAACGAAGCCGCATCGCGCTGGAAGCGCGCCTTGACCGCGGGGAGTCCGCAAAGTTTGAGTTCGGCACTGGCCATGCGGGCAACCGCGCCCGGTTTGTCCCGCGCTGGCAAGCCCGCAGTGGCGGGCCGGTTGCCCCGCGGGCGGACGGGCGTACCGCCGGAAGCAAAACACACGCAAAAAATCAGGGCCCGCCGATTACCCCTAACGGCGGGCCCTTTTGTTTTCTCGTCCGGCCCCTGCGGACCGGACGTCCATGTTACCCCTTAAATCCCTGCTTTCACAGGGAAAGAACATCTCCTTACCAAGCAGGCCTCGTGCCAACGGCTGAACCGCGCTCCGGAATTTTTCTGCCTCCCGCGCTGTTTTCATTTTTCCTGCCACGTTCCTGCTTCCACATTCCGCTCGCCACCAGCCTGCAACAGAACTTCCCCTCAATCGCCTCCTCTCCACGGCATGAACAGACTCCATCACCTTTTCACCGTTCATGATGCCGTCACCTCGTCGCTCGGCCGGGCGATGTGTTATTTTTTGACGTGGATGAGCGCGACCGCGCTCGCCACCGTCATTTTCCTCCTGATCCAGGCGCCCGACGGCAACGGGCCTGCCAGCGTCGGCGAGATGTTTTCCGACTACGTGCCGCTCAGCCTCGGCAGCCTGTGGTGCATCCCCCTCTTCCTTTCCAACATTCTCTGTCTCGCCTGTTTCGTGCGGCTGGAGCTTCCCTTCCGCTGGCTGCTCTGGCCATTCGCCACGTTCGCGGTGCACGGCGTTTACATCTGCCTCGCCGCCCGTTGAGCAAAACCCGATGGGAAAACTTGAACCGCAAGCGCAGGTCTCTTTAGTGGGCGTCCGGCGTTTTCCGCGCCAACGACCCGGCCCATGCAGACCATCACATCGGTATTCGAAATGCAGACTCTCGCCGAGGATCTCCGCTCCAAGGGGCAGATCATCGGCCTCGTCCCTACCATGGGCGCCCTCCACGAAGGGCATCTCAGCCTCGTCCGCCTGGCTGCCGAGAGAGCCGACACCGTCATCGTGTCCCTCTTCATCAACCCCGCCCAGTTCGCCCCGAGCGAGGATTTCAGCAAATATCCGCGCGAATTCGAGGCCGACATCGCCAAGGCCGGCGCCGCCGGCGCCGATATCATTTTCGCACCCGCGGCCGCCGAGATTTACCCCAAGGGCTAC harbors:
- a CDS encoding RNA methyltransferase, with protein sequence MASAELKLCGLPAVKARFQRDAASFRRLYFDYATGRKLGLICKALSAAKKVYRCVEPAELAKIAGSIHHGGVVAVVAETPLRAPLPRDVQAWTKARAPLLLLDRIGNAHNVGAIARSAAFFGVEHLVIPSRAQAALPGEAAHRVAEGGLEHVTIWRVPDLARLCGELREAGYEVIGAAAHGGALRPGEAKSARGAARGSGSRMPDAGPGPRGGRPLRALVLGNEEHGLAPEVAAACTRLVTIPGSGRVESLNVSAAAAVLMFALLG